A DNA window from Vigna unguiculata cultivar IT97K-499-35 chromosome 10, ASM411807v1, whole genome shotgun sequence contains the following coding sequences:
- the LOC114166195 gene encoding ABC transporter C family member 8-like isoform X1, whose product MFSLFETSTKNTEDCVMTALRGKTVILVTHQVEFLSEVDTILVMEGGKVTQSGNYENLLTAGTTFEQLVSAHKEAIIEVDQNNENKTYREEESENVYRTKNHNEGEISTEGRLGIQLTQEEEKEIGDVGLKTFWDYISISRGSLMLFGIMLAQFAFVALQTASTVWLALAIEIPKINSVTLIQLYSLISFASAGFIYIRALLTSYLGLKASKAFFTIFNSVIFNAPMLFFDSTPVGRILMRASSDLSNLDFDIPYSITFVACVAVDGDNLYNCFSNLASCHCCHCCSSCIQICSGLPTFNFLYFSISYPCLTQKAIFLNLCSA is encoded by the exons ATGTTTTCTCTGTTCGAGACATCTACCAAAAATACTGAG GACTGTGTAATGACAGCTCTAAGAGGGAAAACAGTCATTCTTGTGACACATCAAGTGGAGTTTTTATCAGAAGTTGATACAATCCTG GTAATGGAAGGTGGAAAAGTTACTCAATCGGGAAATTATGAGAATCTCTTAACAGCTGGGACTACATTTGAACAACTTGTGAGTGCTCACAAGGAAGCAATTATAGAGGTGGATCAGAATAATGAGAACAAAACTTACAGAGAAGAAGAGTCTGAGAATGTTTATCGCACTAAAAATCACAATGAGGGGGAGATTTCAACAGAGGGTCGACTTGGGATACAACTTacacaagaagaagaaaaagagattgGTGATGTTGGCTTGAAGACATTCTGGGATTATATTTCCATTTCCAGAGGTTCATTGATGTTGTTTGGGATAATGTTGGCACAATTTGCTTTTGTTGCTTTGCAGACTGCATCAACGGTTTGGCTTGCTTTAGCCATTGAAATTCCAAAAATAAATAGTGTCACTTTGATTCAGTTGTACTCATTAATTTCATTTGCTAGTGctgggtttatatatataagggCTCTCTTGACGTCTTACCTCGGATTAAAAGCTTCTAAAGCTTTCTTCACAATTTTCAATTCTGTTATCTTCAATGCTCCTATGTTGTTCTTTGACTCAACCCCTGTAGGAAGGATTTTAATGAGA GCCTCGTCAGATTTAAGTAATTTGGACTTTGATATACCTTATTCGATTACCTTTGTAGCATGTGTAGCAGTTGATGGTGACAATTTGTATAATTGTTTTAGTAACTTGGCCAGTTGTCATTGTTGCCATTGCTGCTCTAGTTGCATCCAAATATGTTCAGGTTTACCcactttcaattttttgtacttttctatttcttatccCTGCTTAACTCAAAaagctatttttttaaatctttgcTCCGCTTAA
- the LOC114166195 gene encoding ABC transporter C family member 8-like isoform X2 — MTALRGKTVILVTHQVEFLSEVDTILVMEGGKVTQSGNYENLLTAGTTFEQLVSAHKEAIIEVDQNNENKTYREEESENVYRTKNHNEGEISTEGRLGIQLTQEEEKEIGDVGLKTFWDYISISRGSLMLFGIMLAQFAFVALQTASTVWLALAIEIPKINSVTLIQLYSLISFASAGFIYIRALLTSYLGLKASKAFFTIFNSVIFNAPMLFFDSTPVGRILMRASSDLSNLDFDIPYSITFVACVAVDGDNLYNCFSNLASCHCCHCCSSCIQICSGLPTFNFLYFSISYPCLTQKAIFLNLCSA, encoded by the exons ATGACAGCTCTAAGAGGGAAAACAGTCATTCTTGTGACACATCAAGTGGAGTTTTTATCAGAAGTTGATACAATCCTG GTAATGGAAGGTGGAAAAGTTACTCAATCGGGAAATTATGAGAATCTCTTAACAGCTGGGACTACATTTGAACAACTTGTGAGTGCTCACAAGGAAGCAATTATAGAGGTGGATCAGAATAATGAGAACAAAACTTACAGAGAAGAAGAGTCTGAGAATGTTTATCGCACTAAAAATCACAATGAGGGGGAGATTTCAACAGAGGGTCGACTTGGGATACAACTTacacaagaagaagaaaaagagattgGTGATGTTGGCTTGAAGACATTCTGGGATTATATTTCCATTTCCAGAGGTTCATTGATGTTGTTTGGGATAATGTTGGCACAATTTGCTTTTGTTGCTTTGCAGACTGCATCAACGGTTTGGCTTGCTTTAGCCATTGAAATTCCAAAAATAAATAGTGTCACTTTGATTCAGTTGTACTCATTAATTTCATTTGCTAGTGctgggtttatatatataagggCTCTCTTGACGTCTTACCTCGGATTAAAAGCTTCTAAAGCTTTCTTCACAATTTTCAATTCTGTTATCTTCAATGCTCCTATGTTGTTCTTTGACTCAACCCCTGTAGGAAGGATTTTAATGAGA GCCTCGTCAGATTTAAGTAATTTGGACTTTGATATACCTTATTCGATTACCTTTGTAGCATGTGTAGCAGTTGATGGTGACAATTTGTATAATTGTTTTAGTAACTTGGCCAGTTGTCATTGTTGCCATTGCTGCTCTAGTTGCATCCAAATATGTTCAGGTTTACCcactttcaattttttgtacttttctatttcttatccCTGCTTAACTCAAAaagctatttttttaaatctttgcTCCGCTTAA